A portion of the Bradysia coprophila strain Holo2 unplaced genomic scaffold, BU_Bcop_v1 contig_297, whole genome shotgun sequence genome contains these proteins:
- the LOC119078468 gene encoding uncharacterized protein LOC119078468, translating to MAIEINVLLVIGLLALIRNVTVNGQDPIERFIVTIGHVNNRELSEKCVGTLISEQHILCTATCVSVRPPTQIAIIIPPVSETTTRIVIHPFYENNHYSNNAALVMTTTFRSNPHLGFVPRQLGGYLSTTNSCSLFGWGGRVIDARRDEVFIESPVDCNVNYPQSYCSNFDSVAHLTCSALEASPVTCGNDMIVSGFVSTDGCSPHGDDSARLNYHSVSDFQDWIEGVIGSQLPERREVNFIVIIMDRNTLAIPQCFGTIISSNRVLTTATCASIDSMDNLVVQSRYIDVAWPAKQNFSVTQVYVHPSFRQDNPFENNVAIISVNGSFSDIIIPRTLGSLDQNSSCQLFGWGPTDSVIRGDAITVSTPQECNGAHPHAFCSTHPTIFHHLCYAMTGTPVTCGGNEGVIAGFLINNATCSNNNSRVSLSYHSVSDFYDWIADLDPVNTDPPTDGTPTNPPTDGAAATKMLTAFVLIVSLISCAMMNRSFSF from the exons ATGGCtattgaaattaatgttttgtTGGTGATCGGATTACTGGCGTTAATACGCAATGTTACAGTGAATGGGCAAGACCCTATAGAAAGGTTTATCGTGACCATAGGTCATGTAAATAATCGGGAGTTAAGCGAAAAATGTGTGGGAACACTAATATCTGAGCAGCATATTCTTTGTACGGCCACTTGCGTATCTGTTCGACCACCTACTCAAATTGCAATCATTATACCGCCAGTTTCTGAGACTACGACTAGAATCGTTATTCATCCGTTCTACGAAAACAATCACTATTCGAACAATGCAGCTCTTGTGAtg ACAACTACCTTTCGGTCTAATCCTCATCTTGGCTTTGTTCCAAGGCAGCTCGGAGGCTATTTGTCAACAACCAATTCCTGCAGTTTATTTGGATGGGGAGGAAGAGTAATAGATGCGCGACGGGATGAGGTATTCATTGAATCCCCAGTCGATTGTAACGTCAACTATCCACAAAGTTATTGTTCGAATTTCGATTCAGTGGCGCATCTCACTTGTAGTGCGCTAGAAGCATCACCAGTAACATGTGGAAATGATATGATTGTATCAGGTTTTGTGAGCACCGATGGCTGTAGCCCACACGGTGATGATTCAGCAAGGCTAAATTATCATTCGGTTAGTGACTTCCAAGATTGGATTGAAGGAGTTATCGGCTCGCAACTGCCTGAACGTCGCGAAGTGAATTTTATAGTCATTATAATGGACCGAAATACGTTGGCAATTCCTCAATGTTTTGGAACAATTATTTCATCGAATCGGGTGTTAACAACTGCAACCTGTGCATCTATTGACTCTATGGATAATCTTGTAGTGCAATCACGATATATTGACGTAGCCTGGCCAGCAAAACAAAACT TTAGTGTAACTCAGGTCTACGTCCACCCATCGTTCCGCCAAGATAATCCCTTCGAGAACAACGTCGCAATCATATCG GTTAACGGTTCGTTTAGTGATATAATTATTCCGAGAACACTCGGAAGCTTGGATCAAAACAGCTCATGCCAATTGTTCGGATGGGGTCCTACAGATTCTGTCATTCGCGGCGATGCGATAACTGTATCGACACCACAAGAATGCAATGGCGCCCATCCACATGCATTCTGTTCCACTCATCCTACAATTTTTCATCACCTATGCTATGCAATGACTGGCACCCCGGTCACTTGTGGCGGAAATGAGGGAGTGATTGCAGGGTTTTTGATCAATAATGCAACgtgcagcaacaacaacagtcGTGTCTCGCTTAGCTATCATTCTGTGAGCGATTTTTATGACTGGATAGCTGATTTAGATCCAGTTAATACTGATCCACCTACAGATGGAACTCCAACGAATCCACCGACTGATGGAGCTGCTGCTACAAAGATGTTGACAGCTTTTGTACTAATTGTTAGCTTAATCAGTTGTGCCATGATGAATCGAAGCTTTTCTTTCTAA
- the LOC119078467 gene encoding solute carrier family 15 member 2-like, whose product MEAPEGMVVEKRRIAKPAVFILLSVMFKRYATAAILSILALFLHFKLGYDKDMSTTIFHLYEVMASCCAILGAIIADSWLGIYKTIVSLSVVFAAGSLIAAFGVIDALHLPMHALSVVGLMLMATGDGCLKPLNITYGANQYRPNEVKSIALYIVMHYFMHNSGSIISRLVTPILRQDVKCFGNDDCFSVAFGISGIFMMMVIVLTVIANRCSEAKPEQRTSLLKVFGCIQHAISLKIKSKASPNMPAKEYWLQYSEEKYGKKLVWETRVILRVIVLYLPITLFWALFYQQGSRWVFQAIRMNGDLGFYTIIPDQFNVFNPLLVLVLIPIFEKVLNPLLSKLRIRSDLQKTTLGGVLAGIAFLLSAVVGHQIDTGKYLHMAWLLPQYTLMAMGEILVTVPMSNFAFAVAPSSMKTMIQSFNNLAVGLGNLVVVIVVGTKLLDSQVYEFILFAVLMFANMIVFAFLAKRYKPLKEHAEEGDATDPLVENRH is encoded by the exons ATGGAAGCGCCAGAAGGAATGGTTGTGGAAAAACGACGAATTGCCAAACCAGCAGTATTCATCCTATTAAGCGTAATGTTTAAACGCTACGCTACGGCTGCAATATTAT CAATTCTGGCACTTTTCCTTCATTTCAAACTTGGCTACGATAAGGATATGTCGACAACAATCTTCCACTTATACGAAGTGATGGCATCTTGTTGCGCTATTCTCGGTGCAATCATTGCTGACAGTTGGCTGGGAATCTACAAAACAATAGTTTCGCTGTCGGTGGTATTTGCGGCTGGTTCGCTTATAGCTGCCTTCGGTGTGATTGATGCACTTCACCTTCCCATGCA CGCGTTAAGTGTTGTGGGCTTGATGCTAATGGCAACTGGAGATGGATGTCTGAAGCCACTAAATATTACGTACGGTGCAAATCAGTATCGGCCAAACGAAGTCAAAAGTATCGCGTTGTACATTGTGATGCACTACTTTATGCACAACAGTGGCAGCATAATATCTCGTCTCGTCACTCCCATTCTCCGTCAAGATGTGAAATGCTTCGGAAACGACGACTGCTTCTCGGTAGCATTCGGTATATCAGGAATTTTCATGATGATGGTAATAGTACTGACGGTTATCGCAAATCGATGTTCGGAAGCAAAGCCGGAGCAACGAACTAGTTTGTTGAAAGTTTTTGGTTGCATTCAG CATGCAATCTCCctgaaaatcaaatcaaaagcTTCTCCAAATATGCCGGCAAAGGAATACTGGCTGCAGTATTCCGAAGAGAAATACGGAAAGAAACTGGTGTGGGAGACCCGAGTCATACTTCGTGTCATCGTACTCTATCTACCCATCACTCTGTTCTGGGCACTGTTTTATCAACAAGGTTCACGTTGGGTATTCCAAGCCATACGAATGAATGGAGATCTAGGCTTTTACACCATCATTCCCGACCAGTTCAACGTATTCAATCCATTGCTAGTGTTGGTACTGATTCCAATATTCGAGAAAGTTCTGAACCCGCTGCTCAGTAAATTGAGAATCAGGAGCGATCTGCAGAAGACAACTCTGGGCGGTGTATTAGCCGGTATAGCTTTTCTACTATCTGCAGTCGTTGGACACCAAATCGATActggaaaatatttgcatatGGCGTGGCTGCTTCCACAATACACACTAATGGCAATGGGCGAAATACTCGTCACGGTACCAATGAGCAATTTTGCTTTCGCCGTTGCGCCGAGTAGCATGAAAACAATGATTCAATCGTTTAACAATTTGGCGGTGGGTTTGGGAAATCTTGTTGTTGTCATTGTGGTGGGAACGAAATTATTGGATTCCCAGGTTTATGAGTTTATACTGTTTGCGGTGCTGATGTTCGCCAATATGATTGTGTTTGCGTTTTTAGCGAAACGATACAAACCGTTAAAGGAACATGCTGAAGAGGGAGATGCAACAGATCCATTAGTAGAAAACAGACATTAA
- the LOC119078485 gene encoding uncharacterized protein LOC119078485, protein MCSLIKNVVLIIAVTLLAVYQVSAIKCFKCSNENECEKPDFVECNAKEVKETSMAFSFLPKSQSQVESTAFNCAAYHATLSNSSSISLSGCFYNTYNPCEDIHTIPAQKWTCKYCDTRDGCNPASKNLENVLLIGIFSIFVIYLQKLY, encoded by the exons ATGTGTTCGCTCATCAAAAACGTAGTTTTAATAATTGCTGTAACACTACTCGCAGTTTATCAAG TTTCAGCCATCAAATGTTTCAAATGTTCTAACGAAAATGAGTGCGAAAAACCCGATTTTGTCGAATGTAATGCGAAGGAAGTAAAGGAAACGTCGATGGCCTTTTCCTTCCTACCTAAATCTCAATCTCAAGTCGAATCGACAGCGTTTAATTGTGCCGCATACCATGCTACTTTGA GTAATTCTTCCAGTATAAGTTTGTCAGGATGTTTTTATAA tacATACAATCCGTGCGAAGACATCCATACGATACCAGCACAAAAATGGACATGCAAATACTGCGATACAAGGGATGGATGCAATCCGGCAtcgaaaaatctggaaaacGTTTTGCTCAttggaatattttcaattttcgtaatttatctGCAGAAATTGTattga
- the LOC119078461 gene encoding uncharacterized protein LOC119078461 — MSEINPRSMEVHLLKICERIIRLDDYESDTNTKHLNNICAFLFEEMKENNEMFNKLFQAIVPAGSYPDDLKISQPDEYDLLIVLKFPSPSVERSRPGYVMINISKACQQDGWVIDNVDYEGFVDNEGYLIQNKVLDWIRAVVRSTLTEHDNVIETDKNSYEVYQSSNGPAVTLDVTVQSDDTTFSIDFVGCLEFHSDECWMSDVRKSVGVWNAIPKPIKMNDNVTIQQRIDSKDDIMDQALLKASNKSDKISALDTDDGIKIQKKTVGSQSKNGRPGKAKRPPHFLRYKHPKSTKIYGNNETVTVVDSPNSKSRSQTRYSRLKKPSVDIKSDKLNVGAKVHVEQKSKWEKSFKEDTSDPAATKCRRWYRRKTKQIKSEDKVVETAVARSGNPKKPSLSVGVMDNQPIPSQKINAKVMDQAGSTGEPKRKSMNRKRKSTKDVPEKKPKVREVTITANPQKNREWICSYASIERELLRGTHTMKPLIRIFKKIRDHKQLTNLKSYYIKTIFLHHNEKNGIDYWKQSLAVLFMEMFDVVLNHLSEQRLDSFWHKNFNLLRSFREGQIMAIYNNFLRMKNDLISDLEDDNPEFIYELVCTEEERSQLDDGV, encoded by the coding sequence atgagtgAAATCAATCCCAGATCAATGGAAGTtcatttactgaaaatttgtGAACGAATCATCAGACTTGACGATTACGAAAGTGATACAAACACGAAACACTTGAACAACATTTGTGCATTCCTGTTCGAGGAAATGAAAGAGAACAACGAAATGTTCAACAAACTTTTCCAAGCTATCGTACCAGCTGGCAGTTATCCCGACGATCTAAAAATTAGTCAACCCGATGAGTATGATCTGTTGATTGTGTTAAAGTTTCCGAGTCCAAGTGTTGAGCGCAGTCGACCGGGCTATGTTATGATTAATATAAGCAAGGCATGCCAACAAGACGGATGGGTCATCGACAATGTTGATTATGAAGGGTTTGTCGACAACGAAGGATATCTTATTCAGAACAAGGTGCTGGATTGGATTAGAGCTGTCGTAAGAAGCACTTTGACGGAACAtgacaatgtgatcgaaaCTGATAAAAACAGCTACGAAGTGTATCAGTCGTCTAATGGTCCAGCCGTGACTTTAGACGTTACTGTACAGTCGGATGATACTACATTCTCTATTGATTTTGTGGGATGTTTAGAGTTTCATTCTGATGAGTGCTGGATGTCTGATGTACGCAAGAGTGTCGGTGTTTGGAATGCTATTCCAAAACCAATTAAAATGAACGACAATGTAACCATCCAACAACGGATTGACAGTAAAGACGATATTATGGATCAAGCGTTGCTCAAAGCATCCAACAAGTCCGACAAAATATCAGCTTTGGATACGGATGACGGAattaaaattcagaaaaaaaccgTCGGATCGCAAAGTAAGAATGGAAGGCCTGGAAAAGCCAAAAGACCACCGCACTTCCTTCGGTACAAACATCCAAAATCTACTAAAATCTATGGGAACAACGAAACGGTGACTGTTGTTGATTCACCGAATAGTAAGTCGCGATCGCAGACTCGTTAcagtagattgaaaaaaccATCTGTTGATATCAAATCAGACAAACTAAATGTGGGTGCCAAGGTGCATGTTGAACAAAAATCTAAATGGGAAAAGTCTTTTAAGGAAGACACGTCAGACCCGGCTGCTACGAAGTGTCGTCGTTGGTACAGAAGAAAGACGAAACAAATTAAATCAGAAGACAAGGTCGTAGAAACTGCTGTCGCTCGGAGCGGTAATCCGAAAAAACCATCGTTATCCGTTGGAGTAATGGACAACCAACCCATTCCCAGTCAGAAGATAAACGCGAAAGTAATGGATCAGGCTGGGTCAACCGGTGAACCAAAGAGAAAATCGATGAATCGAAAAAGGAAAAGCACGAAGGATGTTCCAGAGAAAAAGCCAAAGGTGCGTGAAGTTACCATCACTGCGAATCctcaaaaaaatcgagaatGGATTTGCTCCTATGCATCGATTGAACGAGAACTTCTCAGAGGGACGCATACCATGAAGCCGTTGAttcgaatttttaagaaaattcgtgaCCATAAGCAGTTGACGAACCTAAAGAGTTACTACATCAAAACCATTTTTCTGCACCATAATGAAAAGAATGGCATCGATTACTGGAAGCAGTCATTGGCTGTTTTGTTCATGGAAATGTTCGACGTCGTTCTAAACCATTTGTCCGAACAACGCCTGGATTCTTTTTGGCataaaaacttcaatttgCTCCGAAGCTTCCGGGAAGGGCAGATCATGGCAATTTATAACAATTTCCTTcgaatgaaaaacgatttaatttCGGACTTGGAAGACGACAATCCTGAGTTCATTTACGAACTGGTTTGCACTGAAGAAGAACGATCACAGCTGGATGACGGTGTTTAA